From a single Microbacterium murale genomic region:
- a CDS encoding alpha-mannosidase — protein sequence MAAYVAEGRFIPVGGMWVEVDGVIPTGESFVRQIMLGKAYFAERFGLDSREVWLPDSFGYSGALPQLARRSGSDVFLTQKISWNDTTVFPHHSFWWEGIDGTRVFTHFPPADTYAASVTGQELAHTVSNFKDKAIASHALLAYGYGDGGGGPTREMASRLHRFNDLEGAPRVESRSPQDFFHDAERELRELPSTSAVSPVWHGELYLELHRGSLTSQQAMKRGNRRSESLLREVEHAWSAASRLAGAAYPSEELTEIWHGVLLHQFHDILPGTSIAWVHREARDFYADVEQRLERLLAAAAAELRNAGLIATPDASSAAATAIARDGDIIVLDNGTLRAEFDATGHVTSLRAPDGTEYVTPRASLGEFILFRDEPVRWDAWDLDRHVLRHPRPVQDLTELEVVTEGDDAGVRVVRTFGDSRITATTWLRAGARQLETDAEIDWREREQLLKVSMPLALRARIASFETQYGNTERPLHANTAADEAMFEAAMQRYVHVAEADRGAAVIASTIAGADARIDETGTGTSIRLSLLRGARFPDPDADLGVHRFSWAVLPQASIPDALEAARAFALPQSLEPGLPALADLVPLSGHAVIDWVKLAEDGSGDVIVRLYETQGARATARLTTHPGLHHDTVTETDLLERPAPEDGPRRALRSAGDVPVADGAMVDLAPYQICTLRLTPAR from the coding sequence GTGGCCGCCTACGTCGCGGAGGGGCGGTTCATTCCCGTCGGCGGCATGTGGGTCGAGGTCGACGGCGTGATACCGACAGGTGAGTCCTTCGTGCGGCAGATCATGCTCGGCAAGGCCTACTTCGCAGAACGCTTCGGGCTGGACAGCCGGGAGGTCTGGCTGCCGGACTCGTTCGGTTACAGCGGAGCGCTCCCACAGCTCGCTCGACGCTCCGGCTCCGACGTCTTCCTCACGCAGAAGATCTCGTGGAACGACACCACCGTCTTCCCTCATCATTCGTTCTGGTGGGAGGGCATCGACGGAACCCGCGTCTTCACGCACTTCCCGCCCGCCGACACCTACGCGGCATCCGTCACCGGACAAGAACTCGCCCACACCGTCTCGAACTTCAAGGACAAGGCGATCGCCTCCCACGCACTGCTCGCGTACGGCTACGGAGACGGCGGCGGCGGCCCCACGCGCGAGATGGCGTCGCGACTGCATCGGTTCAACGACCTGGAGGGCGCACCGCGGGTCGAGTCGCGTTCACCGCAGGACTTCTTCCACGACGCCGAGCGCGAGTTGCGCGAACTGCCCTCGACGTCAGCAGTCAGCCCTGTCTGGCATGGCGAACTGTATCTCGAGCTGCACCGCGGTTCGCTGACATCCCAGCAGGCGATGAAGCGCGGCAACCGCCGCAGCGAATCGCTGCTGCGTGAGGTCGAGCACGCGTGGTCCGCTGCATCCAGACTCGCCGGCGCCGCCTATCCGAGTGAGGAGCTTACGGAGATCTGGCACGGCGTGCTGCTGCACCAGTTCCACGACATCCTGCCCGGCACCTCGATCGCCTGGGTGCACCGTGAGGCGCGCGACTTCTACGCCGACGTCGAGCAGCGCCTGGAACGTCTCCTCGCGGCCGCGGCCGCAGAGCTTCGGAATGCCGGCCTGATCGCGACCCCCGACGCATCGTCCGCGGCTGCCACCGCCATCGCACGCGACGGCGACATTATCGTGCTCGACAACGGAACGCTGCGGGCGGAGTTCGATGCCACCGGGCACGTGACCTCGCTGCGAGCCCCGGACGGCACCGAGTACGTCACCCCCCGCGCAAGCCTGGGCGAGTTCATCCTGTTCCGCGACGAACCGGTGCGATGGGACGCCTGGGATCTCGACAGGCACGTCCTGCGCCACCCGCGGCCGGTGCAGGACCTCACCGAACTCGAAGTGGTCACGGAAGGCGATGACGCCGGCGTTCGCGTCGTGCGCACCTTCGGAGACTCCCGAATCACAGCGACCACCTGGCTCCGAGCCGGCGCCCGTCAGCTCGAGACGGACGCCGAGATCGACTGGCGCGAGAGGGAACAGCTGCTGAAGGTCTCGATGCCTCTCGCCCTGCGCGCCCGGATCGCCAGCTTCGAGACGCAGTACGGCAACACCGAACGGCCATTGCACGCCAATACAGCTGCGGATGAGGCCATGTTCGAAGCCGCCATGCAGCGATACGTCCACGTCGCGGAAGCAGATCGCGGAGCCGCGGTCATCGCCTCCACCATCGCCGGAGCAGATGCGCGCATCGACGAAACCGGGACCGGTACCAGCATCCGCCTCTCCCTGCTGCGCGGCGCCCGCTTCCCTGATCCGGATGCCGATCTGGGAGTGCACCGGTTCTCGTGGGCTGTGCTGCCGCAGGCGTCCATCCCCGACGCGCTCGAGGCGGCTCGTGCGTTCGCGTTGCCGCAGAGTCTCGAGCCGGGACTGCCTGCGCTCGCCGACCTGGTGCCGTTGTCGGGTCACGCTGTCATCGACTGGGTCAAGCTGGCCGAGGACGGCTCCGGAGACGTGATCGTGCGCCTGTATGAGACGCAGGGAGCCCGAGCCACTGCACGGCTGACCACGCACCCTGGACTGCATCACGACACCGTCACCGAGACCGACCTGCTCGAGCGTCCGGCGCCCGAAGACGGCCCGCGCCGTGCTCTCCGCTCAGCAGGCGACGTTCCCGTCGCCGACGGCGCGATGGTCGACCTCGCTCCCTACCAGATCTGCACTCTCCGTCTCACTCCCGCGCGCTGA
- a CDS encoding glycoside hydrolase family 38 N-terminal domain-containing protein produces the protein MHDHLRDTLERLTRVRRDRIDPQIHHRIGDVRVSSWLVADDGEPVAAAHAIGIRHDDGRSPAEYTPFEVGSPWGEAWATRWFRIEGQVPADAQGDVELLFDLGWFDHSVGGHAEALVFTADGVPVKGLHPKQRWVRLRGRGARPGVCDSDGSVNLFVEAAANPLLLGLPPFVTTEHGEKGAEGFEQFVLRSAEIALFRREVYEFALDLDVCGELVRTLAADSPRYWRLLRGIEEALDVYDERDPIASAEHARAVLAPLLAMPANASAMTVTAVGHAHMDSAWLWPLRETVRKLGRTVSNALALLDSDESLIYTMTSAQHFVWLETHYPPICSSAWPPTSRRGGSFPSAACGSRSTA, from the coding sequence ATGCACGATCACCTCCGCGACACGCTCGAACGCCTCACTCGTGTTCGGCGCGATCGCATCGATCCTCAGATCCATCACCGCATCGGTGACGTGCGTGTGAGTTCATGGCTCGTCGCCGACGACGGTGAACCAGTCGCGGCGGCGCATGCCATCGGCATCCGTCACGACGACGGACGGAGTCCGGCCGAGTACACACCGTTCGAGGTGGGAAGCCCTTGGGGCGAGGCATGGGCGACTCGTTGGTTCCGCATCGAGGGCCAGGTCCCAGCAGACGCGCAGGGCGATGTCGAGCTGTTGTTCGACCTCGGATGGTTCGACCACTCGGTCGGCGGCCACGCTGAAGCTCTGGTCTTCACCGCCGACGGCGTTCCGGTCAAGGGCCTGCACCCGAAGCAGCGCTGGGTGCGCCTGCGCGGCCGCGGCGCCCGCCCCGGCGTGTGCGACAGCGATGGCTCGGTGAACCTCTTCGTCGAAGCCGCTGCGAACCCGCTGCTTCTCGGTCTTCCGCCCTTCGTCACGACCGAGCACGGCGAGAAGGGTGCCGAGGGCTTCGAACAGTTCGTCCTGCGCAGCGCCGAGATCGCACTGTTCCGACGCGAGGTCTACGAGTTCGCCCTCGATCTCGATGTGTGCGGCGAACTCGTTCGCACTCTCGCCGCGGACTCGCCGCGCTACTGGCGGCTTCTTCGCGGCATCGAAGAGGCACTCGATGTCTACGACGAACGCGACCCGATCGCATCCGCCGAACACGCACGTGCTGTACTGGCTCCGTTGCTCGCCATGCCGGCCAACGCCAGTGCGATGACCGTGACCGCCGTGGGCCACGCCCACATGGACTCCGCATGGCTGTGGCCTCTGCGCGAAACCGTTCGAAAGCTCGGTCGCACTGTGTCGAACGCCCTCGCCCTGCTCGACAGCGACGAGAGCCTCATCTATACGATGACCTCGGCACAGCACTTCGTCTGGCTCGAGACGCACTACCCCCCGATCTGTTCGAGCGCGTGGCCGCCTACGTCGCGGAGGGGCGGTTCATTCCCGTCGGCGGCATGTGGGTCGAGGTCGACGGCGTGA